In a genomic window of Brassica rapa cultivar Chiifu-401-42 chromosome A10, CAAS_Brap_v3.01, whole genome shotgun sequence:
- the LOC103845612 gene encoding L-ascorbate oxidase, producing MSVVVWWLVTVVMVAVHSASAGVVELNWEVEYKLRWPDCKEGIVIAINGEFPGPTIDATAGDTFIIHVTNKLSTEGVVIHWHGIRQNGTPWADGAAGVTQCPINPGETFTYNFIVDKAGTHFYHGHYGMQRSAGLYGMMIVRSPKETLQYDGEFNLLLSDWWHQGSHAQELYLSSRPMRWIGEPQSLLINGRGQFNCSLAAYFNEGGLKECKFKDNDDCAPTILRVEPLKVYRLRIASTTALASLNLAVEGHNLEVVEADGNYIAPFTVNDIDIYSGETYSVLLRTHNPTPSRKYWISVGVRGRKPNTTQALTLLHYADAPEYEHLPYPPPVTPRWDDYDRSKTFSKKIFAAKGYPPPPEKSDEQLFLLNTQNLMDKYTKWAINNVSLSVPATPYIGTIRYGLKTLNYQKPPGKKIVEDYDITKPPVNPNTTKGSGIYNFQLGRVVDVILQNSNVLNGRGSEIHPWHLHGHDFWVLGYGEGKFQPGVDDKRYNLTNAPLRNTVALYPYGWTALRFVTDNPGVWFFHCHIEPHLHMGMGVVFAEGVDQIAKMNIPNEVLGCGLTREFLMNRGRH from the exons ATGTCGGTAGTTGTGTGGTGGCTAGTAACGGTGGTTATGGTGGCGGTTCACTCGGCCTCCGCCGGAGTTGTAGAATTAAACTGGGAGGTTGAGTATAAGCTCCGGTGGCCGGACTGTAAAGAAGGCATCGTTATTGCCATCAACGGCGAGTTCCCGGGGCCAACGATTGATGCTACCGCCGGAGACACATTCATCATCCACGTTACCAACAAACTCTCTACGGAAGGTGTTGTCATCCATTGGCACGGCATACGTCAG AATGGGACTCCATGGGCAGATGGAGCAGCGGGGGTAACTCAATGTCCCATTAATCCTGGCGAGACTTTCACTTACAATTTCATTGTTGATAag GCGGGAACACATTTCTACCACGGGCACTACGGGATGCAGAGATCGGCGGGACTGTACGGGATGATGATAGTGAGATCGCCCAAAGAGACACTACAGTACGATGGAGAGTTTAACCTGTTGCTCAGTGATTGGTGGCACCAAGGTAGTCACGCGCAAGAACTCTATCTTTCATCAAGGCCTATGCGTTGGATTGGGGAGCCTCAGAGTCTGTTGATCAACGGGAGAGGACAGTTCAATTGTTCACTAGCTGCGTATTTTAACGAGGGAGGATTGAAAGAGTGTAAGTTTAAAGATAATGATGACTGTGCACCTACAATTCTGAGGGTCGAGCCTTTGAAAGTTTATCGTCTTCGGATCGCTAGCACCACCGCTCTTGCTTCCCTCAACTTAGCCGTTGAA GGACACAACCTAGAAGTCGTTGAAGCCGACGGCAACTACATCGCTCCGTTCACCGTCAACGACATTGACATCTACTCCGGCGAGACCTATTCCGTTCTCCTCCGAACCCACAATCCAACCCCTTCCAGAAAATACTGGATCTCCGTCGGCGTTCGTGGCCGTAAACCCAACACTACACAAGCCCTCACCCTGCTACACTACGCCGACGCTCCCGAATACGAACACCTACCTTATCCTCCCCCGGTGACTCCCAGGTGGGACGACTACGACCGGAGCAAAACCTTCTCGAAGAAAATCTTCGCCGCGAAAGGATACCCGCCGCCGCCGGAGAAGTCAGACGAACAGCTCTTCCTCCTCAACACACAGAACCTCATGGATAAGTACACAAAATGGGCGATCAACAACGTCTCGTTATCAGTTCCGGCGACGCCGTACATCGGAACGATCAGATACGGGCTCAAGACTTTGAACTACCAAAAACCTCCGGGGAAGAAGATCGTGGAGGACTACGACATAACCAAACCTCCGGTGAATCCAAACACGACGAAAGGTAGCGGAATCTATAACTTCCAGCTCGGCCGCGTCGTCGACGTGATTCTCCAGAACTCGAACGTTTTGAACGGTAGAGGCAGCGAGATACATCCGTGGCATCTCCACGGTCATGATTTTTGGGTTTTGGGGTACGGCGAAGGGAAGTTTCAGCCAGGAGTCGACGACAAGAGGTATAATCTGACCAACGCGCCGTTAAGGAATACGGTGGCGTTGTATCCGTACGGATGGACGGCGTTGAGATTTGTAACGGACAATCCTGGGGTTTGGTTTTTTCATTGTCACATTGAACCGCATTTGCATATGGGCATGGGTGTGGTTTTTGCCGAGGGAGTAGACCAGATCGCTAAGATGAATATACCGAATGAGGTGCTCGGTTGTGGTTTAACCAGAGAATTTCTCATGAACCGGGGACGCCATTGA